A genomic segment from Micromonospora echinaurantiaca encodes:
- a CDS encoding glycoside hydrolase family 6 protein, which produces MRSRPALAAAAAALTVAAATVGILRAPAASAADSAFYVDPATAAAAWVAANPSDPRAAVIRDRIANVPQGRWFTRTNTSTVRGEVDALVGAAAAAGKVPILVVYNIPNRDCSGASSGGAPDHASYRQWVDQVAAGLAGRPATIVLEPDVLPLMTNCQTAAQQAETMASMAYAGKRLKAASAAAKVYFDTGHSAWLSPSEAAARLTGADIANSADGISLNVSNYRRTADEVAYAKAVIAATGVSRLKAVIDTSRNGNGPAGSEWCDPEGRAIGTPSTTATGDPAIDAFLWVKLPGEADGCIAPAGQFVPQRAYDLAVAAGPTTAPPTTTPPTTTPPTTTPPTTTPPTTPPAGGCAVTYTPNSWPGGFTAELRLTNHGAARTGWTLTFTAGAGVRLSNGWNGEWSQSGDRITVRNAAWNASLPAGGTVTLGFQGTYSGGALPAPGGFALDGTACS; this is translated from the coding sequence ATGAGAAGCAGACCGGCGCTCGCCGCGGCCGCCGCCGCGCTCACCGTCGCCGCCGCCACCGTCGGCATCCTCCGCGCCCCGGCCGCGTCCGCGGCCGACTCGGCGTTCTACGTGGACCCGGCCACCGCCGCGGCGGCCTGGGTCGCGGCCAACCCGAGCGACCCGCGCGCGGCCGTGATCCGGGACCGGATCGCGAACGTGCCGCAGGGTCGCTGGTTCACCCGGACCAACACCTCGACCGTACGCGGCGAGGTGGACGCCCTGGTCGGCGCGGCGGCCGCCGCCGGCAAGGTGCCGATCCTGGTGGTCTACAACATCCCGAACCGGGACTGCAGCGGGGCGAGCAGCGGCGGCGCCCCGGACCACGCCAGCTACCGGCAGTGGGTCGACCAGGTGGCGGCCGGGCTGGCCGGCCGCCCGGCCACCATCGTGCTGGAGCCGGACGTGCTGCCGCTGATGACCAACTGCCAGACCGCCGCCCAGCAGGCCGAGACGATGGCCTCGATGGCGTACGCCGGCAAGCGGCTCAAGGCCGCCTCGGCCGCCGCGAAGGTCTACTTCGACACCGGCCACTCGGCCTGGCTCTCCCCCAGCGAGGCGGCCGCCCGACTCACCGGCGCGGACATCGCCAACAGCGCGGACGGCATCTCGCTCAACGTCTCCAACTACCGCCGCACCGCCGACGAGGTCGCGTACGCCAAGGCGGTGATCGCGGCGACCGGGGTGTCCCGGCTCAAGGCGGTCATCGACACCAGCCGCAACGGCAACGGGCCGGCCGGCTCGGAATGGTGCGACCCCGAGGGCCGGGCGATCGGCACGCCGAGCACCACCGCCACCGGCGACCCGGCGATCGACGCGTTCCTCTGGGTGAAGCTGCCCGGCGAGGCGGACGGCTGCATCGCCCCGGCCGGCCAGTTCGTGCCGCAGCGGGCGTACGACCTGGCCGTGGCAGCCGGACCCACCACCGCACCGCCCACCACCACTCCCCCCACCACCACCCCGCCGACCACCACCCCGCCGACCACGACCCCGCCGACCACCCCGCCGGCCGGTGGGTGCGCGGTGACCTACACGCCGAACTCCTGGCCGGGTGGGTTCACCGCCGAGCTGCGGTTGACCAACCACGGCGCCGCCCGCACCGGCTGGACGCTCACCTTCACCGCCGGCGCCGGGGTGCGGCTGAGCAACGGGTGGAACGGCGAGTGGAGCCAGTCCGGCGACCGGATCACCGTCCGCAACGCCGCATGGAACGCCAGCCTGCCCGCCGGCGGCACGGTCACCCTCGGCTTCCAGGGCACGTACTCCGGCGGCGCGCTGCCCGCGCCGGGCGGCTTCGCGCTCGACGGCACCGCCTGCTCCTGA
- a CDS encoding NAD(P)/FAD-dependent oxidoreductase produces MVVVGAGIAGVACAAELHRAGVPVQLRERGRVPGGRMASRRFDGRPADLGAAYLTVSDPDFAAVVERWRAAGLVREWTDTFLAYGADGRREVPGPMRWAAPRGLRSLVEHLARDLPVAVDRLVLGVEPGPVVDGSPCAAVALAMPGPQAALLLDPALAAATRATQAQRWSPSLAAVLRFPERRWPRFRGAFVNDHPVLNLVCDDGDRRGDDAPVLVAHTTPGFAAGHLAQPTAAGPAVEQAVRDLLGLPEPAELVHVHRWTYAKPTARPEGTYHLDADGVGLAGDAFGPPRVQSAWRSGRDLGRALVERLR; encoded by the coding sequence GTGGTGGTGGTCGGCGCCGGGATCGCCGGGGTGGCCTGCGCCGCCGAGCTGCACCGCGCCGGCGTGCCGGTCCAGCTCCGGGAACGCGGCCGGGTGCCGGGCGGCCGGATGGCGAGCCGGCGCTTCGACGGCCGGCCGGCGGACCTCGGCGCCGCGTACCTCACCGTCAGCGACCCGGACTTCGCCGCGGTGGTCGAGCGGTGGCGAGCCGCCGGCCTGGTCCGCGAGTGGACCGACACCTTCCTGGCGTACGGCGCCGACGGCCGCCGGGAGGTGCCGGGCCCGATGCGCTGGGCGGCGCCGCGCGGGCTGCGGTCGCTGGTCGAACACCTGGCCCGCGACCTGCCCGTGGCGGTGGACCGGCTGGTGCTCGGCGTCGAACCGGGCCCGGTGGTGGACGGGTCGCCCTGCGCGGCGGTGGCGCTGGCCATGCCCGGACCGCAGGCCGCCCTGCTGCTCGACCCGGCGCTGGCCGCGGCCACCCGGGCCACCCAGGCGCAGCGCTGGTCGCCCTCGCTCGCCGCGGTGCTGCGCTTCCCGGAGCGCCGGTGGCCCCGGTTCCGCGGCGCGTTCGTCAACGACCACCCGGTGCTCAACCTGGTCTGCGACGACGGCGACCGGCGCGGCGACGACGCCCCGGTGCTGGTCGCGCACACCACCCCCGGGTTCGCCGCCGGTCACCTGGCCCAGCCGACCGCCGCCGGGCCGGCCGTCGAGCAGGCCGTCCGGGACCTGCTCGGGCTGCCCGAGCCGGCCGAGCTGGTGCACGTGCACCGGTGGACGTACGCCAAGCCGACCGCCCGACCGGAGGGGACGTACCACCTCGACGCCGACGGCGTCGGGCTGGCCGGGGACGCGTTCGGCCCGCCCCGGGTGCAGAGCGCCTGGCGGTCGGGGCGCGACCTGGGTCGGGCCCTGGTCGAGCGGCTGCGCTGA
- a CDS encoding DUF3072 domain-containing protein: MTDRSNDQSDPRGAIKDPDEWVTGEEPPTAAQESYLSTLAREADAEVPDGLTKAEASKRIDELQAETGRGR; this comes from the coding sequence ATGACGGACCGCAGCAACGACCAGTCGGACCCGCGGGGCGCGATCAAGGACCCGGACGAGTGGGTCACCGGCGAGGAGCCGCCGACCGCGGCCCAGGAGTCCTACCTGTCCACGCTGGCCCGGGAGGCCGACGCGGAGGTGCCGGACGGGTTGACCAAGGCGGAGGCCTCGAAGCGGATCGACGAACTCCAGGCGGAGACCGGCCGCGGCCGGTGA
- a CDS encoding SRPBCC family protein, with protein MSGVTEHVDVSVPVRTAYDQWTQFEEFPHFMEGVQEVRQLSDTMTHWTVEIAGVKREFDAEITEQLPDERVAWRSTGGTQQAGVVTFHRLDPEHTRVTLQLEFEPHGVVEQAGDKLGIVDRRAKGDLERFKQFIERRGQETGAWRGKVDRPQP; from the coding sequence ATGAGTGGCGTTACCGAACACGTGGACGTTTCCGTCCCGGTGCGCACCGCGTACGACCAGTGGACCCAGTTCGAGGAGTTCCCCCACTTCATGGAGGGGGTGCAGGAGGTTCGGCAGCTCTCCGACACGATGACCCACTGGACGGTCGAGATCGCCGGGGTGAAGCGGGAGTTCGACGCCGAGATCACCGAGCAGCTTCCGGACGAGCGGGTGGCCTGGCGGTCCACCGGCGGCACCCAGCAGGCCGGGGTGGTGACCTTCCACCGGCTGGACCCGGAGCACACCCGGGTCACCCTGCAGCTGGAGTTCGAGCCGCACGGCGTGGTCGAGCAGGCCGGCGACAAGCTCGGCATCGTCGACCGGCGCGCGAAGGGCGACCTGGAGCGGTTCAAGCAGTTCATCGAGCGGCGCGGTCAGGAGACCGGCGCCTGGCGCGGCAAGGTCGACCGGCCGCAGCCCTGA
- a CDS encoding DUF6401 family natural product biosynthesis protein, which yields MRVPSNRVAARAVVDSAWSTLAALTAAVGADGLAAAAARPGLLALVDQHAAAVRDSLAGDRRPLSAAALAGYAEGVRSAALEHGWQPPAGPVDWSDPDWPLTRLLAVCALFRTLGTPAPGPLPAL from the coding sequence ATGCGTGTGCCGTCGAACCGGGTCGCCGCCCGTGCCGTCGTCGACTCGGCGTGGTCCACCCTCGCCGCCCTGACCGCCGCGGTCGGCGCCGACGGCCTGGCCGCCGCGGCCGCCCGACCGGGCCTGCTCGCCCTGGTGGACCAGCACGCCGCCGCGGTGCGGGACAGCCTGGCCGGCGACCGCAGGCCGCTGAGCGCCGCCGCGCTCGCCGGCTACGCCGAGGGGGTGCGCTCGGCCGCCCTGGAGCACGGCTGGCAGCCGCCGGCCGGCCCGGTGGACTGGTCCGATCCCGACTGGCCACTCACCCGGCTGCTGGCGGTCTGCGCGCTGTTCCGCACGCTGGGCACGCCGGCCCCGGGTCCGCTTCCCGCACTCTGA
- a CDS encoding MFS transporter: protein MPITPRPRAALLLLAYLAFVSLGLPDGLIGVGWPSIRVDFGVPTEAVGLVLTAGTVGYLSSSVAAGFTLARLGVGRLLAGSTLLASLALTGYASTPALALMVGCALLLGLGSGAIDSGLNAYAAGAFGPRHMNWMHAFFGLGVAIGPLIMTGALTAGLSWRWGYAVVAAAQLVLAVAFALTVRAWRDRAPVPGAAPAAPGEGGLPAEVRVPVAGAGGAPSAVAVAPVRVRETLRLPAVWFGALAFAVYVAIEVAAGLWAFLLLTEGRGLGAAVAGLCVSGYWGSLFVGRVVQGVVAERLGAPAVLRASLLGMAAGAALIALPGPAWLAVAGLAVVGFAAAPVFPLLTLTTADRVGAAHADRAIGLQIGTAGLGGALIPAGIGVLLGNTSVELLGPALLLLALALVALHTASTRRR, encoded by the coding sequence GTGCCCATCACCCCGCGACCCCGCGCCGCCCTGCTCCTGCTCGCCTACCTCGCCTTCGTCAGCCTCGGTCTGCCCGACGGCCTGATCGGGGTCGGCTGGCCGTCGATCCGGGTGGATTTCGGCGTGCCCACCGAGGCGGTCGGCCTGGTGCTCACCGCGGGCACCGTCGGATACCTCAGCTCCAGCGTGGCGGCCGGCTTCACGCTGGCCCGGCTCGGGGTCGGCCGGCTGCTCGCCGGCAGCACCCTGCTGGCCAGCCTGGCGCTCACCGGGTACGCCAGTACGCCCGCGCTGGCCCTGATGGTCGGCTGCGCGCTGCTGCTCGGACTCGGCTCGGGCGCCATCGACTCCGGGCTCAACGCGTACGCGGCGGGTGCCTTCGGCCCCCGGCACATGAACTGGATGCACGCCTTCTTCGGTCTCGGCGTGGCGATCGGGCCGCTGATCATGACGGGGGCGCTCACCGCCGGGCTGTCCTGGCGGTGGGGGTACGCGGTGGTGGCCGCCGCCCAGCTCGTGCTGGCCGTGGCGTTCGCGCTGACCGTGCGCGCGTGGCGGGACCGCGCACCGGTGCCCGGTGCCGCGCCGGCCGCGCCGGGGGAGGGCGGCCTGCCGGCGGAGGTCCGGGTGCCGGTCGCCGGAGCGGGCGGTGCGCCGTCCGCGGTGGCGGTCGCGCCGGTCCGCGTACGCGAGACGCTGCGCCTGCCGGCCGTCTGGTTCGGCGCGCTGGCGTTCGCCGTCTACGTGGCGATCGAGGTGGCCGCCGGGCTCTGGGCGTTCCTGCTGCTCACCGAGGGGAGAGGGCTGGGTGCGGCGGTCGCCGGGCTCTGCGTGTCCGGCTACTGGGGCAGCCTGTTCGTGGGCCGGGTGGTGCAGGGCGTGGTGGCCGAGCGGCTGGGCGCGCCGGCGGTGCTGCGGGCGAGTCTGCTCGGGATGGCGGCCGGCGCGGCGCTGATCGCGCTGCCCGGACCGGCCTGGCTCGCCGTGGCCGGGCTGGCCGTCGTCGGCTTCGCCGCCGCCCCGGTCTTCCCGCTGCTCACCCTCACCACGGCGGACCGGGTCGGCGCGGCGCACGCGGACCGGGCCATCGGGCTGCAGATCGGCACGGCCGGGCTGGGTGGGGCGCTGATCCCGGCCGGGATCGGGGTGCTGCTCGGCAACACCTCGGTGGAACTGCTCGGCCCGGCGCTGCTCCTGCTGGCGCTCGCCCTGGTCGCCCTGCACACCGCCAGTACCCGCCGCCGCTGA
- a CDS encoding mechanosensitive ion channel family protein: protein MPETLAVRQVDIGDAVADMWRSVLLFIPRAIAFIAILVVGWLIARAVLKIVDTVLERVNFDRAVERGGIKRALERTKYDASDILAKLAYYAVLLFTLQFAFGVWGPNAISDLISGVVAWLPRAFVAIIIVVVAAAIANAVRDLVAGALGGLSYGRILADLAAIFVIALGVIAALNQVGIATTVTTPVLVAVLATVAGILIVGVGGGLVRPMQSRWDRWLQRMAEESRAVQAHRQAQAAGRGDMERQMADRAAQPMREQTMAGGGTYQSGATSDETQQFRR, encoded by the coding sequence ATGCCGGAAACCCTGGCGGTCAGGCAGGTCGACATCGGCGATGCCGTGGCCGACATGTGGAGGTCGGTGCTGTTGTTCATACCGAGGGCCATCGCGTTCATCGCGATCCTCGTGGTCGGATGGCTCATCGCCAGAGCCGTCCTGAAGATCGTGGACACGGTACTGGAAAGGGTGAACTTCGACCGGGCCGTCGAGCGCGGCGGCATCAAGCGCGCACTGGAACGCACCAAGTACGACGCCAGCGACATCCTGGCGAAACTGGCGTACTACGCCGTGCTGCTGTTCACCCTGCAGTTCGCCTTCGGCGTCTGGGGCCCGAACGCGATCAGTGACCTGATCTCGGGCGTGGTCGCCTGGCTGCCGCGGGCCTTCGTGGCGATCATCATCGTGGTGGTGGCGGCCGCGATCGCCAACGCCGTCCGGGACCTGGTCGCCGGCGCGCTCGGCGGGCTGTCGTACGGCCGGATCCTGGCCGACCTGGCAGCGATCTTCGTGATCGCGCTCGGCGTGATCGCGGCGCTCAACCAGGTGGGCATCGCCACGACGGTGACCACGCCGGTACTGGTCGCGGTGCTCGCCACCGTGGCCGGCATCCTGATCGTCGGGGTCGGCGGTGGCCTGGTGCGGCCGATGCAGAGCCGCTGGGACCGCTGGCTGCAGCGGATGGCCGAGGAGTCGCGGGCGGTGCAGGCGCACCGGCAGGCTCAGGCGGCCGGCCGCGGCGACATGGAGCGGCAGATGGCCGACCGGGCGGCGCAGCCCATGCGCGAGCAGACGATGGCCGGCGGTGGCACCTACCAGTCCGGCGCGACGAGCGACGAGACGCAGCAGTTCCGGCGCTGA
- a CDS encoding ATP-binding SpoIIE family protein phosphatase, with the protein MPGTVGRVPTPPAPVSGAPAAPGAATAVLGHHWAGTSLGAPEGWDPTLRAVVDVVLASPVPMALTLGDDFLLLYNDGYAELIGDKHPEAVGRPAPEVFAEIWRAPGFGDAVEHTYRTGEPFLERETTLPLHRRGSGVVEHVVFTRGYSAVRDGAGRIVGVLAVAAETTQVTQQLQSLSDFSAALAGTLTLDDVARVALRYAITSFDADLVTFAVDEGGGGWRLVRRIRGELLDEADERLPPLWRRTPADWPAPVVVAARSGVPHFAADGQPLRETAVDRHDQKIRALATVPLRASVVRGGLAIGYQTPHSWSAAERALLAAAAELAGQAAERARRFETQHGTAQLLQRSMLPEHLPDLPRLRIAARYDPGVDGNAAGGDFYDAFLLPGGELGVVLGDVAGHDVQAAARMGQVRAALRALALSDPRPDAVLAGLDRLVTSLCAEAGTHELFVTVVLGVVDAERQRLTLASAGHPAPLIRRCDPAGEPLAEYVEVPTGAPLGLGSRPATTTVRFAPGDTLLLFSDGVVERRRQGLATGLGSLAEAVAGAGSGDPRALCAVASAAVPGATEDDVAVLAVEHALRPSRSASMEVPAEPTAPSRVRHWMSGQLTEWGVADSVIGAAVLCTSELTTNALLHAGTAARVEIDLSPERLLVSVADSGTRGTVTRAQTDTLSSRGRGLGLIEELSDAWGTDPTVRGSTVWFEILLPSD; encoded by the coding sequence ATGCCAGGAACGGTCGGGCGGGTCCCCACGCCACCAGCGCCGGTCTCGGGGGCACCGGCCGCCCCGGGTGCCGCGACCGCCGTCCTCGGCCACCACTGGGCGGGCACCTCGCTGGGCGCGCCGGAGGGTTGGGACCCCACCCTGCGCGCGGTGGTCGACGTGGTGCTGGCTTCCCCGGTGCCGATGGCCCTCACCCTGGGCGACGACTTCCTGCTGCTCTACAACGACGGGTACGCCGAGCTGATCGGCGACAAGCATCCGGAGGCGGTCGGCCGGCCGGCCCCGGAGGTGTTCGCCGAGATCTGGCGGGCTCCGGGCTTCGGTGACGCGGTCGAGCACACCTACCGCACCGGCGAGCCGTTCCTGGAGAGGGAGACCACCCTGCCGCTGCACCGCCGCGGCTCCGGGGTGGTCGAGCACGTCGTCTTCACCCGTGGCTACTCCGCGGTACGCGACGGCGCCGGCCGGATCGTCGGGGTGCTCGCGGTGGCAGCGGAGACCACCCAGGTCACCCAGCAGTTGCAGAGCCTCAGCGACTTCTCCGCCGCGCTCGCCGGCACCCTCACCCTGGACGACGTGGCCCGGGTCGCGCTGCGTTACGCGATCACCTCGTTCGACGCCGACCTGGTCACCTTCGCCGTCGACGAGGGCGGGGGCGGCTGGCGGCTGGTCCGGCGGATCCGCGGTGAGCTGCTGGACGAGGCCGACGAGCGGCTGCCGCCGTTGTGGCGGCGTACGCCGGCGGACTGGCCGGCCCCGGTGGTGGTCGCGGCGCGCAGCGGGGTGCCGCACTTCGCGGCGGACGGGCAGCCGCTGCGGGAGACCGCGGTGGACCGGCACGACCAGAAGATCCGGGCGCTGGCCACCGTGCCGCTGCGCGCCTCGGTGGTGCGCGGCGGGCTGGCGATCGGCTACCAGACCCCGCACAGCTGGTCGGCCGCCGAACGCGCGCTGCTGGCCGCCGCGGCCGAGCTGGCCGGCCAGGCGGCCGAGCGGGCCCGCCGGTTCGAGACCCAGCACGGCACCGCCCAGCTGCTGCAACGCAGCATGCTGCCGGAGCACCTGCCGGACCTGCCCCGGCTGCGGATCGCGGCCCGGTACGACCCCGGAGTGGACGGCAACGCCGCGGGCGGGGACTTCTACGACGCCTTCCTGCTGCCCGGCGGTGAGCTGGGCGTGGTGCTCGGCGACGTGGCCGGGCACGACGTGCAGGCCGCCGCCCGGATGGGTCAGGTACGCGCCGCGCTGCGCGCGCTGGCGCTCAGCGACCCCCGGCCGGACGCCGTCCTGGCCGGGCTGGACCGGCTGGTCACCAGCCTGTGCGCCGAGGCCGGCACGCACGAGCTCTTCGTGACCGTGGTGCTCGGCGTGGTCGACGCCGAGCGGCAGCGGCTCACCCTGGCCAGCGCCGGCCACCCGGCCCCGCTGATCCGGCGGTGCGACCCGGCCGGCGAGCCGCTCGCCGAGTACGTGGAGGTGCCCACCGGCGCCCCGCTCGGGCTGGGCTCCCGGCCGGCAACCACCACTGTCCGCTTCGCCCCCGGCGACACGCTCCTGTTGTTCAGCGACGGCGTGGTGGAACGGCGGCGGCAGGGCCTGGCCACCGGCCTCGGCTCGCTGGCCGAGGCGGTCGCCGGCGCGGGCAGCGGGGACCCTCGGGCACTGTGCGCGGTGGCTTCCGCGGCGGTGCCCGGCGCCACCGAGGACGACGTCGCGGTGCTCGCGGTGGAACACGCGCTGCGGCCGAGCCGGTCGGCGAGCATGGAGGTGCCGGCCGAGCCGACCGCGCCGAGCCGGGTGCGGCACTGGATGAGCGGGCAGCTCACCGAGTGGGGGGTGGCCGACTCGGTGATCGGGGCGGCGGTCCTGTGCACCAGCGAGCTGACCACGAACGCGTTGCTGCACGCCGGCACCGCCGCCCGGGTGGAGATCGACCTCAGCCCGGAGCGGCTGCTGGTGTCGGTCGCCGACTCGGGCACCCGGGGCACCGTCACCCGGGCGCAGACCGACACGTTGAGCAGTCGGGGACGCGGGCTTGGCCTGATCGAGGAGCTCAGCGACGCCTGGGGGACGGACCCGACCGTACGCGGGTCGACCGTCTGGTTCGAGATCCTGCTGCCGTCCGACTGA
- a CDS encoding HAD family hydrolase: MPTDNPAGVLFDVDGTLVDSTYLHTVSWWEALRQDDRPVPMATIHRAIGMGSDKLLDHLLGPERDRDADDRLRDAHDTLYGEYWERLQPLPRAADLLRACAEHGLRVVLATSAAEHEVAALRRALAADDVIDTVTSSADARQSKPAPDILVAALEQSGLDAARVVFVGDSVWDVAAAGKLDIPCVGLTCGGTSRGELAGAGAVAVYEDPAALLAALPDSPVLARR; encoded by the coding sequence ATGCCTACCGACAACCCCGCCGGTGTCCTCTTCGACGTCGACGGCACCCTGGTCGACAGCACCTACCTGCACACCGTGAGCTGGTGGGAGGCGCTGCGCCAGGACGACCGGCCGGTCCCGATGGCGACCATCCACCGCGCCATCGGGATGGGCTCGGACAAGCTGCTCGACCACCTGCTCGGCCCGGAACGCGACCGGGACGCCGACGACCGGCTGCGCGACGCCCACGACACCCTCTACGGCGAGTACTGGGAGCGGCTCCAGCCGCTGCCGCGCGCCGCCGACCTGCTGCGCGCCTGCGCCGAGCACGGGCTGCGGGTGGTGCTCGCCACGTCGGCCGCCGAACACGAGGTGGCCGCGCTGCGCCGGGCGCTGGCCGCGGACGACGTGATCGACACCGTCACCTCGTCGGCGGACGCCCGGCAGAGCAAGCCGGCGCCGGACATCCTGGTCGCTGCGCTGGAGCAGTCCGGACTGGACGCCGCCCGGGTGGTCTTCGTCGGCGACTCGGTCTGGGACGTCGCCGCCGCCGGCAAGTTGGACATCCCGTGCGTGGGCCTGACCTGCGGCGGCACCAGCCGCGGCGAGCTGGCCGGAGCCGGCGCGGTGGCCGTCTACGAGGACCCGGCGGCGCTGCTGGCAGCGCTGCCCGACTCGCCCGTCCTCGCCCGGAGGTGA
- a CDS encoding DUF2795 domain-containing protein encodes MERGNSKHGPRLDEQLSQEVSGLVQGPGTGGSRVDEARVPEPAGEDQPEATTAPAGELRSGAPKGMSSQDVERRSRLGRFITMSALPGDRAALIANARDNDAPDDIVAELERLPDGTRYETVSEVWAALGNKNETTRW; translated from the coding sequence ATGGAGCGTGGCAACAGCAAGCACGGACCGAGGCTCGACGAACAGCTGAGCCAGGAGGTCAGCGGCCTCGTGCAGGGGCCGGGGACCGGTGGTTCCCGGGTCGACGAGGCCCGGGTGCCGGAACCGGCCGGCGAGGACCAACCGGAGGCGACCACCGCTCCGGCGGGCGAGCTGCGCAGCGGCGCCCCGAAGGGGATGAGCTCGCAGGACGTCGAGCGGCGCAGCCGGCTCGGGCGGTTCATCACCATGTCGGCCCTGCCCGGTGACCGCGCGGCGCTGATCGCCAACGCGCGGGACAACGACGCGCCGGACGACATCGTCGCCGAGCTGGAGCGCCTGCCGGACGGGACCCGGTACGAGACGGTCTCGGAGGTGTGGGCGGCGCTCGGCAACAAGAACGAGACGACCCGCTGGTGA
- a CDS encoding metallophosphoesterase family protein, which translates to MRLVITADTHVPKRARDLPAPLWAAIDAADVVLHAGDWVDEALLDAMLARSRRLVGVYGNNDGPPLRARLPEIAQVELAGLRVAVVHETGPRTRREERCAARFPDCDLLVFGHSHIPWDTVAPGGLRLLNPGSPTDRRAQPYATYLTARVAAGRLDRVELHRLPPR; encoded by the coding sequence ATGCGCCTGGTCATCACCGCCGACACGCACGTGCCGAAGCGCGCCAGGGACCTTCCGGCGCCGCTCTGGGCGGCCATCGACGCCGCCGACGTGGTGCTGCACGCCGGAGACTGGGTGGACGAGGCGCTGCTGGACGCGATGCTGGCCCGGTCCCGCCGGCTGGTCGGGGTCTACGGCAACAACGACGGCCCGCCGCTGCGCGCCCGGCTGCCCGAGATCGCCCAGGTGGAACTGGCCGGGCTGCGGGTGGCCGTGGTGCACGAGACCGGCCCGCGCACCCGGCGTGAGGAGCGCTGCGCCGCCCGGTTCCCCGACTGCGACCTGCTGGTCTTCGGCCACTCGCACATCCCGTGGGACACCGTGGCCCCCGGCGGGCTGCGGCTGCTCAACCCGGGATCACCGACCGACCGCCGGGCCCAGCCGTACGCCACCTACCTGACCGCCCGGGTGGCGGCGGGGCGGCTCGACCGGGTCGAGCTGCACCGCCTGCCACCGCGTTGA
- a CDS encoding cation:proton antiporter, translating into MEPVDVAFAVVGVGALLAGVLPRALERRPLSMPIAFLALGMLVFLLPTGLPDPDPLVHKEIATHLTEIGVIVALMGAGLKIDRPLSWRRWSSTWRLLAIAMPLCIAAVALLGWWWAGLVPATALLLGAALAPTDPVLASDVQVGEPTDVEDNEDEVRFALTSEAGLNDGLAFPFVYAAIAIAATGLAPADWLGRWLAVDVLYKVAVGVLGGWLVGWLLGKLFFRAPNPLRLARHAEGFLALAATFLAYGLVEVVGGYGFLAVFVAARAIRAAERTHEFHSVLHDFAEQVERLLTVLLLLLFGGAVVGGLLAPLTWPAAAVGLALIFLVRPLVAWLSLRGAPGRPAEHWVIALFGIRGVGSLFYLAYATTAVDFPQADLVWAATGLVVIVSVVVHGVAATPVMRLLDRAGERTADPAERAAEPVAGAARA; encoded by the coding sequence GTGGAGCCGGTGGACGTCGCGTTCGCGGTGGTCGGTGTGGGTGCGTTGCTGGCGGGAGTCCTGCCCCGGGCGCTGGAACGCCGGCCGCTCTCCATGCCGATCGCCTTCCTGGCGCTCGGCATGCTCGTCTTCCTGCTCCCCACCGGCCTGCCCGATCCCGACCCGCTGGTGCACAAGGAGATCGCCACCCACCTCACCGAGATCGGCGTGATCGTCGCGCTGATGGGCGCCGGCCTGAAGATCGACCGGCCGCTGAGCTGGCGGCGGTGGTCGTCCACCTGGCGGCTGCTGGCGATCGCGATGCCGCTGTGCATCGCGGCGGTGGCCCTGCTCGGCTGGTGGTGGGCGGGCCTGGTGCCGGCCACCGCGCTGCTGCTGGGCGCGGCGCTCGCCCCCACCGACCCGGTGCTCGCCTCGGACGTGCAGGTGGGCGAGCCGACCGACGTGGAGGACAACGAGGACGAGGTGCGCTTCGCGCTCACCTCCGAGGCGGGGCTCAACGACGGGCTGGCCTTCCCGTTCGTCTACGCGGCCATCGCCATCGCCGCCACCGGCCTCGCCCCGGCCGACTGGCTGGGTCGGTGGCTCGCCGTCGACGTGCTCTACAAGGTCGCGGTCGGGGTGCTCGGCGGCTGGCTGGTCGGCTGGCTGCTGGGCAAGTTGTTCTTCCGGGCGCCCAACCCGCTGCGGCTGGCCCGGCACGCCGAGGGCTTCCTCGCGCTGGCCGCGACCTTCCTGGCGTACGGGCTGGTGGAGGTGGTCGGCGGGTACGGCTTCCTGGCGGTGTTCGTGGCCGCCCGGGCGATCCGGGCCGCCGAGCGCACCCACGAGTTCCACTCCGTGCTGCACGACTTCGCCGAGCAGGTCGAGCGGCTGCTGACGGTCCTGCTGCTGCTGCTCTTCGGCGGCGCCGTGGTGGGCGGCCTGCTGGCCCCGCTGACCTGGCCGGCCGCCGCGGTCGGGTTGGCGCTGATCTTCCTGGTCCGGCCGCTGGTGGCGTGGTTGTCGCTGCGCGGCGCCCCCGGCCGCCCCGCCGAGCACTGGGTGATCGCGCTGTTCGGCATCCGGGGCGTCGGCTCGCTCTTCTACCTGGCGTACGCGACCACCGCGGTGGACTTCCCGCAGGCCGATCTGGTCTGGGCCGCCACCGGGCTGGTGGTGATCGTCTCCGTGGTGGTGCACGGCGTCGCGGCCACCCCGGTGATGCGGCTGCTGGACCGGGCCGGCGAGCGCACCGCCGACCCGGCGGAGCGGGCGGCCGAGCCGGTGGCCGGTGCGGCCCGGGCCTGA